The DNA sequence GGAGGACCCCTAGCCTGGCGGCGAGGAGCGCGCGATCCACTCGCCCTCGACCGGCTCGTCGGCCATGGCGCGGCGCCTGGCGAGGTTGACCCGGCCGACGTAGCGCCTCTCGCCGAGCCACAGCTCGGGCTCGGCGCGGAGGGTCTCGCGCACCGCCTCCATCCGCTGATCGGCGGGAGGGTGGGTGGCGAGGTAGCGGCGGAGCGCCTCCGGGATCGCCGAGGCGATCTCGACCCAAGGGTCGCGCGTCGGCGCTCGCTCGCGGGGCGCCTCCATCCGGGCCGTTCGAGCGAAGAGCGACATCGCCTCCCACGGGTCGTATCGCGCGCGCGCGACGAGGCGCGCGGCGTTCCGGTCCGCCTCGAGCTCGAGCTCCTCGGCGTAACCTCGCAGCACGAGCTCGTGCCCGAGCCGCGCGAGCGCCGCGATCCCGGGGGAGACGCGCCGGAGCTTCTGCTCGGCCTGCATCCGCTCGATGCAGTGGCGGAGGTCCACGTGGCTGATCTCGTGGCCGATCACGGCGGCGAGCTCCGCCTCGCTCTTCACGAAGTCGAGAAGCCCCTCCATCACGTAGATCCGGCCGCCGGGGACGGCGAAGGCGTTGACCTCGCGCGATCGGACCAGGGCGATGGCGTACGGGATCCCGCCGCGGCTCACGTGGGGCGCGAGCGACTGCAGGACGCGTCTCAGGTACCCCTCCAGGCGCGGATCGGAGCCGACGGGCATGGACGCTCGGATCTCCTTGTCGATCGCGGCCCCGAGCGCCGCCTCGTCGCTCTCGCTCATCCGGGTGAGGTCGAGAATCGGGTGCGTGGCGTCGCGCGCCAGGTCCCCGCCCACCGTGACGAGAGCGTCGAGGTTCCGCCGGTCGGGGCCGGTGCCGCGCATGGCCAGCCACGCGCCGATCAGAACCGCCGCCGTGAACGCCGCGACGAGCGCGAGCCTGAGCGCCGCCCTCATCGCGCCCGCTTCAGCGCTTCCCGGTAGCGCGTGTAGGCGAAGGAGACCACGAGGAGCACGATGCCGAGGACGAA is a window from the Terriglobia bacterium genome containing:
- a CDS encoding M48 family metalloprotease — translated: MRAALRLALVAAFTAAVLIGAWLAMRGTGPDRRNLDALVTVGGDLARDATHPILDLTRMSESDEAALGAAIDKEIRASMPVGSDPRLEGYLRRVLQSLAPHVSRGGIPYAIALVRSREVNAFAVPGGRIYVMEGLLDFVKSEAELAAVIGHEISHVDLRHCIERMQAEQKLRRVSPGIAALARLGHELVLRGYAEELELEADRNAARLVARARYDPWEAMSLFARTARMEAPRERAPTRDPWVEIASAIPEALRRYLATHPPADQRMEAVRETLRAEPELWLGERRYVGRVNLARRRAMADEPVEGEWIARSSPPG